One Lycium barbarum isolate Lr01 chromosome 5, ASM1917538v2, whole genome shotgun sequence genomic window carries:
- the LOC132639556 gene encoding uncharacterized protein LOC132639556, which translates to MHNRHKFFLVGLMEPFQQSYKLESYRRRLGIDTALCNVSGKIWAFVNEDYQVTVMIDSVQQLTLKLHNVNSEEKLIVTLLYTKCDRMERIELWESLYYLASDMTLPWLVGGDFNVICDEEEKYGGLPVSLNEVEDFRHCINTCNLTDLGYKGSVFTWWNGRGFEDCVFKRLDRCLGNIEFQQLFPGLQITHLIKQGSDHSPLFIECKDQVPKVRKSFKFLKIWAKHETFMDIVKENWITEVEGNAFMKFNSKLKNMRKALSQWSRATFGDIFQRISNLEEVIKVHKGLFEENPTLQNRAKLRQVEAELTRVYALEEEYWKQKAGQWLDDENDIAQEALRFFQDQFHQQPENRDPARFDILHHVPSMITREQNEDLVASPTKEEVKLAVFGLSSTSAGGPDVFTGLIYQTCWNVVGDDLFNMVWDFLRGVDLPRYITHTHLVLLPKKKDVQTFGNMRPISLSNFVNKVISRVIHERMMHLLPDLISQNQAGFVRGRSIVENILLTQEIITDIRLRTNKGKKNGNAVVPNVVMKLDMTKAYDRLSWLFLTKVLRKMGFCERFIGLIHELIVLSRGLNAVHDNLWYTGFGFPKWSPKINHLAYADDTIIFTSSCEISLTLIMDVLTQYENASGQLINKAKSSVYLHDKVDEETAMPIHLLSAMDAPSFVINKLNKIFAQLFWSNSIGEVNIHWAKWHKVCMPKEEGGLSFRRLEDMSMALFSKHWWNFRTRPSLWSSFMSNKYLKKNNPILVPWKRGSHVWRKMLRARDAIDHLIWWQLTMGSFLFWFDNWSGLGPLYFLTPPDFYCDENINNIDDVVIDGRWNENILRNCLPEELAEHILHEVHPPSNPDELDKPWLTLEARVEFSVKSAWEYLRSRGHPRDAYKKIWVKGLPFKVALLMWRVCHFKIPLDDMIRSWGYHMPSKCFCCAEPKEESVPYIFLKCQTAQRAWSYFSAAAGINIAELNLHQVITKWWTTDTLARLKPIFYAIPSIIMWELWKKRNGDKHGNKVSTSRVIYQASSNIQRLVKLRKPGIRSVPHRWLEMLKILENFVPKLQITKVLWTLPAAGIWKCNTDGATKGNPDRSAYAFCVRNSDGDLVYARDKDIEETTNTVSETMALLGAARFCLEKHVTLLYS; encoded by the exons ATGCATAATAGACACAAGTTTTTCCTGGTAGGCCTTATGGAGCCTTTTCAGCAGTCTTACAAGTTGGAAAGCTACAGGAGGAGATTGGGAATTGACACTGCTTTGTGTAATGTCTCTGGGAAAATATGGGCTTTTGTCAATGAAGATTACCAAGTTACAGTTATGATTGATAGTGTGCAGCAGCTTACTCTAAAACTGCACAATGTGAATTCTGAAGAAAAGTTGATTGTCACACTTCTATATACAAAATGTGACAGAATGGAAAGAATTGAACTTTGGGAATCTTTGTATTATCTGGCTTCTGATATGACATTGCCATGGCTTGTTGGTGGAGACTTTAATGTCATATGTGATGAAGAGGAGAAGTATGGTGGCCTGCCAGTGTCTTTGAATGAAGTGGAGGACTTTAGACACTGCATAAATACATGTAACCTTACAGACTTGGGTTACAAGGGCAGTGtgttcacttggtggaatgggagagGTTTTGAAGATTGTGTGTTTAAAAGGTTGGATAGGTGCTTGGGTAATATTGAGTTTCAGCAGCTATTTCCAGGCCTGCAGATAACGCATCTGATCAAGCAAGGATCAGATCATTCCCCACTTTTCATAGAATGCAAGGACCAGGTTCCAAAAGTGAGAAAATCTTTCAAATTTCTCAAAATCTGGGCCAAACATGAAACTTTCATGGATATAGTCAAAGAAAACTGGATAACTGAGGTGGAAGGCAATGCCTTCATGAAATTCAACTCCAAGTTGAAAAATATGAGGAAGGCACTGTCACAATGGAGTAGAGCAACATTTGGAGACATTTTTCAGAGAATCTCCAATCTTGAAGAAGTGATCAAAGTTCATAAAGGTCTGTTTGAGGAGAATCCAACTCTGCAGAATAGAGCAAAGTTGAGACAGGTGGAGGCTGAGCTGACTAGAGTATATGCTCTAGAAGAGGAATACTGGAAACAGAAGGCAG GGCAGTGGTTAGATGATGAAAATGATATTGCACAGGAGGCTTTGAGATTTTTTCAGGATCAATTCCATCAGCAACCAGAAAATAGAGATCCTGCAAGATTTGATATCTTGCATCATGTCCCTTCTATGATCACAAGGGAACAGAATGAGGACTTGGTTGCAAGTCCTACCAAAGAGGAAGTGAAACTGGCAGTTTTTGGTCTGAGTAGTACTAGTGCAGGAGGACCTGATGTTTTCACAGGTCTGATCTATCAAACATGCTGGAATGTTGTTGGTGATGATTTATTCAACATGGTATGGGATTTTCTCAGAGGTGTTGACTTGCCTAGATACATAACTCACACACACCTTGTTCTTCTGCCTAAAAAGAAAGATGTTCAAACTTTTGGTAACATGAGACCAATAAGTTTGAGCAACTTTGTGAACAAGGTAATCTCTAGAgttatacatgaaagaatgatgCATCTGTTACCAGACTTGATTTCTCAGAATCAGGCAGGTTTTGTGAGAGGCAGAAGTATAGTAGAAAACATTCTACTAACTCAAgagatcataactgatataaggctGAGAACTAACAAAGGCAAGAAGAATGGAAATGCGGTAGTGCCAAATGTGGTCATGAAACTAGACATGACAAAGGCCTATGATAGGTTGTCATGGCTGTTTCTTACTAAAGTACTGAGGAAGATGGGGTTTTGTGAAAGATTCATAGGTCTGATCCATGAGCTCATAG TATTGTCAAGAGGTTTGAATGCAGTTCATGATAATCTGTGGTATACTGGCTTTGGTTTTCCTAAGTGGAGTCCAAAAATAAATCATctagcatatgcagatgataccataATATTTACATCTTCTTGTGAGATCTCTTTGACTTTGATAATGGATGTCCTAACTCAATATGAGAATGCATCTGGTCAGCTGATAAACAAGGCAAAAAGTTCAGTATATTTACATGACAAGGTTGATGAGGAAACT GCAATGCCAATCCATCTACTATCTGCTATGGATGCTCCTTCCTTTGTGATTAATAAGCTAAACAAGATATTTGCTCAATTATTTTGGAGCAATTCTATTGGTGAGGTTAACATACACTGGGCTAAATGGCATAAGGTCTGTATGCCTAAGGAAGAAGGTGGACTTAGTTTTAGAAGGCTGGAGGATATGTCTATGGCCTTGTTTTCAAAACACTGGTGGAACTTCAGAACCAGGCCTTCTTTATGGAGTTCATTTATGAGCAACAAATACTTAAAAAAGAACAATCCAATTCTGGTACCTTGGAAAAGAGGCTCTCATGTTTGGAGAAAAATGTTGAGAGCAAGGGATGCAATTGATCATCTCATTTGGTGGCAACTCACAATGGGCTCTTTTTTattttggtttgacaattggtCTGGATTGGGACCACTCTATTTTCTTACTCCTCCTGATTTCTACTGTGAtgaaaacatcaataatattgaTGATGTGGTTATAGATGGCAGGTGGAATGAAAATATTCTGAGAAACTGTTTACCTGAGGAACTTGCTGAACATATACTGCATGAAGTACACCCTCCAAGTAATCCTGATGAACTTGACAAGCCATGGTTGACACTGGAAGCTAGGGTTGAGTTTTCTGTGAAATCAGCTTGGGAGTATTTAAGGTCTAGAGGCCATCCTAGGGATGCATACAAGAAGATTTGGGTGAAAGGCCTCCCTTTCAAAGTAGCCCTCTTGATGTGGAGGGTGTGTCACTTCAAAATACCTCTGGATGATATGATTAGAAGCTGGGGATACCATATGCCATCAAAATGTTTTTGTTGTGCAGAACCTAAAGAAGAATCAGTACCATATATTTTTTTGAAGTGCCAAACTGCTCAAAGGGCCTGGTCTTATTTCTCTGCTGCTGCTGGTATCAACATTGCAGAATTGAACTTGCATCAAGTGATTACAAAATGGTGGACTACTGATACACTAGCTAGACTGAAGCCTATTTTTTATGCTATCCCTTCTATAATTATGTGGGAGttgtggaagaaaagaaatggggACAAGCATGGAAATAAGGTTTCTACTAGCAGGGTGATATATCAAGCATCAAGCAACATCCAACGGTTGGTGAAATTAAGAAAACCAGGCATAAGATCTGTCCCTCATAGATGGTTGGAAATGTTGAAGATTCTGGAGAATTTTGTGCCAAAACTACAAATTACAAAAGTCCTGTGGACTTTACCTGCTGCAGGAATTTGGAAGTGCAATACTGATGGGGCCACTAAAGGGAATCCTGACAGGAGTGCTTATGCTTTTTGTGTAAGAAATTCTGATGGAGACTTGGTTTATGCAAGGGACAAGGATATAGAGGAAACCACTAACACAGTATCTGAAACAATGGCTTTGCTTGGTGCTGCAAGATTTTGTCTGGAAAAACATGTGACACTCCTTTATTCTTGA